The Paenibacillus sp. FSL R7-0345 DNA segment GATTTCTCCCCGGATGCCGTGCGTGTTGACCAGTCTGCCTACCGTTAATTCTTCTGCCATTATATCCACTCCTTTATTGTCATTTATCTATATTTGAACAAAAAGGAGCCGGGATATACTATCCCAAGCCCCTCATTGTGCGTATCAGTTAAGATAAAATATCTACGGTTACGCGTTTATCGCTCTTGACTGCTGCCGATGTAACGACTGTGCGGAGCGCTTTGGCGATCTTGCCCTGCTTGCCGATAACCTTGCCGACATCATCAGGATGTACGGAAAGCTCATATACAATCAGGTGGTCCTTCTCCACAGTCCGCACCGTTACATCCTCTGGATGATCCACTAAAGCCTTAGCAATAACTCCAACTAATTCTTCCATAGAGGACCCTCGCAATCAGTCATTATTTCTGTTGCTTCAGCTCATGGAACTTCTTCATCACGCCAGCTTTGGAAAGCAGGTTGCGGACGGTATCAGATGCTTGTGCACCTGTTTGAAGCCATTTAAGAGCTTTTTCCTCATCGATCTTAACTACTGCCGGTTGTTCAACCGGATTATAGTAACCGATTTCCTCGATAAAACGACCGTCACGAGGGGACCGGGAATCGGAAACCACTACACGGTAGAAAGGCGCTTTATGTGCACCCATTCTTTTCAAACGAATACGTACTGCCACGAAATTCACCTCCTTAAAAGAATATCAAAAATATGGGAAGAGTTTAGTGATAAACCCCTTTTCGATCCCTCCCAAACCCTCCCTTCCAAGGGAGGGCCCCAAGGGCTCTGCCCTCTGGACACCCGCTTAAGTGCAACTGGCGTGGGCATTCAGACTGGCGGGATCTTGGGATGAGAGTGCAGGAATCGCTTTTCGTCCCTGACGGGACCCGCTTGACTACGGCGGTACCGGGCGACGGGTTTAAAACAAACTACTGCTTAAAAGATTAAGGTTAAAAGATTAAGGTCAAAAGATTAAAGGCAAAAGATTAAAGGCAAAAGATTAAGAGCGAAAACCGCTCGATCATCTGATGTTGTACTATATCTGATCTATGGGTAAACCTTTAAAAGAGAAACCCTAAAGACTAAGAACAAAACAAAACCTTTAGATCAACGGAAAGGGAACTTCATCCCGGCTTTACCGCCAAGACTCTTGAGCTGCTTCATGGCGTTTTTCTTGCCGCCCTTGCCGCTCATTCCGCCCATCATACCGGAGAACTGCTTCATCATCTTGCGCATTTCATCAAATTGCTTGATGAGGCGGTTGACTTCAGCAACGTTGGTTCCGCTGCCGGCGGCAATCCGCTTGCGGCGGTTATGGTTAATGATCTCAGGCTGGGCTTTCTCGGCTTTGGTCATGGAATGAACAATCGCTTCGACGCGGCCCATCTGCTTGTCGTCCACCTTCAGGTCCTTCATGCCCTTGGCTTTGTTCATGCCAGGCAGCATATCGAGAATCTGGTCGATCGGGCCAAGCTTCTTGACCTGGTCCATCTGTTCAAGGAAGTCATCGAACGTAAATTCAGCATTACGCATCTTACGTTCCATTTCCTTCGCTTTCTCAGTGTCGATGTTGGCCTGGGCCTTCTCGATCAGAGACAGCATGTCGCCCATACCAAGGATACGGGAAGCCATACGTTCCGGATGGAACGGCTCCAGCGCGTCGATCTTCTCGCCGAGAGCGGCGAACTTGATCGGGCAGCCGGTTACAGCCTTGACGGACAGCGCGGCACCACCGCGGGTGTCACCGTCGAGCTTGGTCAGCACAACGCCGGTAAGCTCAAGCTGCTTGTTGAAGCTCTCTGCTACGTTTACGGCATCCTGACCGGTCATAGCATCGACTACAAGCAGTACTTCATCAGGATTCACTGTACTGTGGATCTGCTTCAGCTCATCCATCAGCGCTTCATCAATATGCAGACGTCCTGCGGTATCGATGATAACATAATCCAGATTATTATCCTTCGCATGCTGGATAGCCTGTCTGGCAATCTCTACCGGACTGACCTGGTCGCCGAGTGCGAATACCGGAACTTTAATCTGTTCACCCAGGATTTGCAGCTGTTTGATCGCTGCCGGACGGTAAATGTCGCCTGCTACAAGCAGCGGGCGGTGATTGCCCTTCTGCAGCAGCTTGGCCAGCTTGCCTGAGGTGGTCGTCTTACCGGCCCCCTGCAGACCCGCCATCATAATTACAGTCGGCGGCTTGTTAGCCTTGGCCAGCTTGGACTGGCTTCCGCCCATCAGCTCGGTCAATTCCTTGTTAACGATGTCGATGATGACCATGCCGGGAGTAAAGCTGTCCATTACTTCTTTGCCAATGGACTTCTCTTTCACCTTGGACACGAAATCCTTGACGACTTTGAAGTTAACATCGGCTTCCAGAAGCGCCAGACGCACCTCGCGCATGGCTTCGTTTACGTCGTCTTCGGATACCTTGCCTTTGCCGCGCAGCTTGCTGAACACATTCTGCAATCTTCCGGTTAAACCTTCAAATGCCATATGCGGCTTGCTCCCTTCATGCTACTCTAACCTCTGCAAACGATCCACGAGCTCCGTGAAACGCTGTTTATATTGTTCAGGCAGCGTCCCATTATCAGGCAGTCTGCGCAATTCTTCTAAAAACCGGTTGCGGTCGTCATGCTTGGCCAGCAGGCCAAGTTTCTCTTCGTAATTTTCCAAAACCTGCTCAGCACGCTTGATATGCTCATACACGGCCTGGCGGCTGATTTCAAATTCCGCGGCGATCTCTCCCAGGGAGAAATCATCATGGAAATAATATTTCAGAAACGTTTGCTGTTTATCAGTAAGCAGCCGTTCATAGAATGCGAATAACAGGTTAATCCGGTTCGTCTTCTCGAGCCTATTCTCCTGACTCATCAAGGGCACTCCCTTCGTCAAGGAAAAACACTTTACAGCTTCACAACGTCCCTTATGATACCGAAAACAAAGAAAGATGTCAAGCTTTTTTGCTTGTCATCTTTTTTTGTATGCAAAATGCAGCATTATCCTGTTATTCTACGGCTTTTAGCGGATGGGCAGCAGATAAATCAATACAGCGAAGAAATGTGTTACACTTCCGGCAAGCACGAATATATGCCAGACAGCATGGTGAAACGGAAACCCTCTCCATACATAAAAGATCGTTCCCAGCGTGTACAGAATGCCCCCGGTCATCAGCAGCGCCATCCCGCCGCCTGCAACAGCCGCTGACAGCGGACTCCAGGCGATTACAATCAGCCAGCCCATGGCGATGTAAAAAATCGTCGACATGAACAGGAATTTTTTGACGAAAAAAGCCTTGAAGGCTACACCGAATAGCGCTACTCCCCAGACGATACCGAACAGGCTCCAGCCCAGCGGTCCGCGGATCGCAACAAGCAGAAACGGCGTATAGGTACCGGCAATGAACAGATAAATGGAGGAATGATCGAAGAATTCAAACAGATCCTTCGCCTTGCCCTCC contains these protein-coding regions:
- the rpsP gene encoding 30S ribosomal protein S16, which encodes MAVRIRLKRMGAHKAPFYRVVVSDSRSPRDGRFIEEIGYYNPVEQPAVVKIDEEKALKWLQTGAQASDTVRNLLSKAGVMKKFHELKQQK
- a CDS encoding KH domain-containing protein codes for the protein MEELVGVIAKALVDHPEDVTVRTVEKDHLIVYELSVHPDDVGKVIGKQGKIAKALRTVVTSAAVKSDKRVTVDILS
- the ffh gene encoding signal recognition particle protein, translated to MAFEGLTGRLQNVFSKLRGKGKVSEDDVNEAMREVRLALLEADVNFKVVKDFVSKVKEKSIGKEVMDSFTPGMVIIDIVNKELTELMGGSQSKLAKANKPPTVIMMAGLQGAGKTTTSGKLAKLLQKGNHRPLLVAGDIYRPAAIKQLQILGEQIKVPVFALGDQVSPVEIARQAIQHAKDNNLDYVIIDTAGRLHIDEALMDELKQIHSTVNPDEVLLVVDAMTGQDAVNVAESFNKQLELTGVVLTKLDGDTRGGAALSVKAVTGCPIKFAALGEKIDALEPFHPERMASRILGMGDMLSLIEKAQANIDTEKAKEMERKMRNAEFTFDDFLEQMDQVKKLGPIDQILDMLPGMNKAKGMKDLKVDDKQMGRVEAIVHSMTKAEKAQPEIINHNRRKRIAAGSGTNVAEVNRLIKQFDEMRKMMKQFSGMMGGMSGKGGKKNAMKQLKSLGGKAGMKFPFR
- a CDS encoding putative DNA-binding protein; translation: MSQENRLEKTNRINLLFAFYERLLTDKQQTFLKYYFHDDFSLGEIAAEFEISRQAVYEHIKRAEQVLENYEEKLGLLAKHDDRNRFLEELRRLPDNGTLPEQYKQRFTELVDRLQRLE
- a CDS encoding hemolysin III family protein, with translation MANTYTYSRREEVANAITHGIGTVLSVAALVLLVVFASLKGTAWHVVSFSIYGTTMLLLYLNSTLVHSLREGKAKDLFEFFDHSSIYLFIAGTYTPFLLVAIRGPLGWSLFGIVWGVALFGVAFKAFFVKKFLFMSTIFYIAMGWLIVIAWSPLSAAVAGGGMALLMTGGILYTLGTIFYVWRGFPFHHAVWHIFVLAGSVTHFFAVLIYLLPIR